One Oryctolagus cuniculus chromosome 7, mOryCun1.1, whole genome shotgun sequence genomic window, GTTCTGgaagacttctttaaaaaaaaaaaaagattatttaagaaGGAGGCATGGAGAGAGATACCCTCCATTCACTGATTGACTCCTCAAAAGGCTGGAACAGCTAGGTCtggaccacactgaagccaggagctcagaattccatctgagtctcccacatgggtagcaggggcccaagtgcttgggccatcttccactgctttcccaggtgcattagcagaaagctggatcagaagtagtgcagctgggacttgaaccggcgcttcgatatggggtgctggcattgcaagtggtggtgtAACCTGCTGTACGATGCAGGCCCTAAGGAGAATTCTTAAAAGAGGTggcagttggggccagcactgtggcgtagtaggatgagcctctgcctgtggtgctggcgtcccatgtggatgccagttcgagtcctggctgctccacttctgatccagctctctgctagtaacctgagaaagcagtggaagatggccctggtgcttgagcccctgcactcatgtgggagacccagaagaagctcctggctttgaattggccaaaccccagctgttgtggccgtttgagaagtgaaccagtggatggaagaactctctatctctccctctctctatagctctgcctctcaaataaataaataagtcttaaaaaaaaagaaaaaggtagcaGTGAAGACAAAAACTGTATTACTAGTAGGAGTCAGCTGGGTGAAGAAGGGAATAGTAACCCAGTAGAGGAACTAGTGGACAAAGaccagggagcaggggagggcccAGTGTTCTGGAGGAACTTTGGGGAGATGATCAGTCTAATTGtggtgagaaagaaaagagataagAAATGAGACCAGAAAGATAAACCATCGCCAGCTCCCACAGGACCTTGTATGCTTTTTGGGGGAGTGTGGCTTCACCCTGCGGAGAATGTGGGAGCCGGTGAGAGGCTTTGTCCCGTTTGTGAGAGAATGGATGGGAGCagcagactgaggccaggagagcAGTTCAGAACTCTGAAAGGAATCCAAGCTAAGGAGAGCAATGCTCTGGGGGAGGCGGAGTCACGGTGCCCTACTGAGTGatggtggggaggaaggaggactGCCGGGGGCGTGTGAAGGCTGTGGGTTTGGGGAACGGCGAAGGCAGTGCTGTTCCCTGAGGTGGCGCAGAGAGGGATAAAAGGTTTGGGAGAAAGGGCCAGGAGGAAGGGCTGCCGCTCTGAAGAGACGGCGCGCGAGTGCATGCACAGTAGTGGTGGTTGAAGTCTTGGACTCTTGGCTCCTTGCTGGATGGTTGTGTGTTTCTGTCTTAAATATTTTAGGCTCTGCTGGTGCATGTCCAGACCATTCCTTGGGTGTTTGTGATTGTTTAACCCCttagcttggacccctgcctcttCCAGCAGGCCCTTACGTGATAATTCTGGGGGCACGGGCTTGTCTTTGCTTTGTAATCTCCATTCCTCGTTAGGAGTCAGTGTGGACCAGCCAGGTACCTCTGAGCTTCCCCAGGGTCTTGGGGGAAGACAGCCCTCAGTGCTGAAAGGAAGTAGTGCACACTGAGAGGCAGTGAGCTCCCCACCACTTACAGGAGTGCAGCTGGGAGGTTGGACTGAAAGGTCTTTGGGGTCTCAAACTCGCTAGGTGCTGGGGTGGAAAAAGATTCTCATGAGACTCCCTGGGTTCTGGACACATCTGGACATGGAACCGTCACCCACTGCAGCCTTTCACCCTCCCCTTGCCACTGCTCTGGAAACACGTTGTGTTGGATGGAAGCGTTCACCACAGTCCCTGGCACCCGCACACGCCGGGCACTCATTTACTGAGTGAACAAACAAGAGGGTCGTGCAGTAGGGTCCTGCAGACCCtggcttgaatcccagctctccCATTCTGACTGTGGGCTCAGCACCTTCGTAAACTCTGCACCTCAGTTTTGGCTTCTGTAGGAGGGGTGTCATAGCATTTCCTCACAGGACAGGGTCAGATCTGAGTGAACTAGGAGCAGTGGCAGAGCCTCAGCCGCTGTGagctgctccccctccccagtaCACCAGATGCAGCTTATTTGGAACTGGTTAAAGGCCGGGAGATAGTTTTTCTGTGATGCTTTGGAAACCATGGTTACTGAACTCCTCCTGtctttttcctccctttcccGGTCTTGCGTTAATCAGTATGAAATACTCTTGGAAAGTCTCTCAGGAGGGTTGGCAGCGTGGAGTAGTGTGAGAGGATGCGGGCCAGGGGCCCTGGTTTTCATTTCTGGTTCAGACCTTCGCTAACAGTGCAGTGACCCTGGGAATCCTCTCACTGTCTTCCCCCGacttcctccccagcccagaTTCCGCCTCGGTTGGTGGCTGTCCCTCCTTCACTTGTGCAAGCTGGAAACCTGAGTCATTCTAAACACTCACCTCTCTTCACGCCCCCTCCGTCTCTTTCCTAATCTAATTAGTTGCCAAGTCATGTCTAGTCTATCTCTGAAATAGCTTCAGAATCCAGCCCGGAGCCTGCTGTCTGGTTTGTGCCCTGCCTGCCCAGCGCCTGGGCTGCTGCCTCTCCCACGagctcatcctccactgctgctgGCTAATTCTCTCCACAAGGCCCTGATCACGttcccctctctgaaactctgtggTGCTCCGTTTCCCGGCGTGGAGCCCAAACTCTTCAGAGTTGTGTGcatttgttcaaatatttatgGAGGCTTGTGGGTGCCAGGCCttgtgctgggccctgggggctgtgatGAATGGGGTCTTGTCTGCCCCTGGGGAGGCActgttgggtggcagggagccatggCAGAAGCTGTTCTCACAGGGGACTGGAACGCAGCAGGACACGGCGTGGTCAGGGCCGTGTGAAGCCCTGCCCGTGTGGGTTCACTCGGTGTTCTCGCCTCTGCCCTTGAGCTTGTTCCCTGACACGCTGTGCGTGCTCATAAATCTGCCTTTGTCTTCCTTCTCCCTGCCGTCTGGAGTGGCCTTCCCTGCCTGCCTTGTGGGGAGCGCCCGGGCACCCTTCAGGGACCAACTCCCAGTGCCACTGCTGCCTCTTCAGGAATCGTTCCTTGACTCACTTCATGCATTATTCATTTGATTGCTCGTTTATACATGCAACAAACAAACCACATTCCTCTGTCCCGCCTCCTTCATAGGGTGTAAGTAGATTTCCTGATGCTACTGTCTGTGTCGTAGTTATCTGTGAGCTCCTGGAGCAGGGCCCCTCTTAGTTTTGTGCCCATGGAGCTAGCACAGTGTTGTTACTCTGTAAATCTTTGCTGAATGACGACCTTTAACAGCCCTgcacctcagtttctttatctgagaaATAGGCCTACTAAcatcttcccttttattttttaagatttatgccggtgctgcggctcaataggctaatcttccacctagcggcgccggcacactgggttctagtcccggttggggcgctggattcttccctggttgcccctcttccaggccagctctctgctgtggccagggagtgcagtggaggatggcccaagtgcttgggccctgcacccgcaagggagaccaggagaaacacctggctcctgccttcagatcagcgtggtgcgccggctgcagtgtgcctgcagtggcagccattggagggtgacccaacggcaaaaggaagacctttctctctgtctgtttctctcactatccactctgcctgtaaaaaaaaaaaaaaaaaaaaaaaaagatttatttatttatttgaaaggcggagttacacagagaggcgagacagagagagaggtcttccatccatggttcactccctagttggcctcaacggccagagctgtgctgatccaaagccaggagcttcttccaggtctcccacatgggtgcaggggcccaaggacttgggccatcttctaccgctcccccaggccatagcagagagctggatcaaaagtggagcagctgggtctcaaaccagcgcccatgtgggatgctggcgcttcaggccagggcgttaacctgctgtgccacagtgccagccccatcttcccTTTTTCAGTAAGGGGATTGTAGGCAAAATTGTGCCGGTAATGTCTGTGTAGGTGGAAGTGCTTTAAACTATGtctgagggcttttttttttttttatgacttatttatatatttgaaaggcagggttacagagacggggagagatctttatccactggttcactccccaggtggctgtaatggttgagtctgggccaggctgaagccaggaacctggaactccatccaagtctcccatgtgagtgcagcgacccaagcatttgggttgtcttccactgctttcccaggtgtatgagagggatctggatcagaagtggagcagctgagacttggactggtgctgacatgggatgttggtgttgcgggtagtggcttaactcactgtcaCAACACTGACCTGTGTGAGGGCTTTAGTGCAGGGCAGACAGGAAGGGGTTTAGTTGATGCCAGACTGTGCCGGAACCAGCAGGCCCGTGGAATGTGATATCAGGAGGGCAGGAGGCCTGCCTGGCAGCCCCTGGGGTGCTTCCCCTGTGGAAGGGCCGTGCCTTGGGTGCCCCTGGCCTGGTACTGTTTATGGCTGCTCCCAGGGCTTATAATGAAGTGGCTGCCTCCTAGCTTAGTTCCAGCCTGACCTTTGGGTATGTCCAGTCTCTGCAGATTCCTCCACGCTCTTTCAATCCTGGAATCCTGAGCCCTGTTGCTTAAGGAAAGAGCTCTGTAGTGGGAGGCCGTGGGTGCCACTGGGTGCAGGTGTGGTGTGAGAGAGTAGTTCAGTCCAGCCTCTGCTCTCAGTGTGACTTAGGCAAGTCTCTACCCTGCTCTGGGTCCCTGTGTGAAATGAGAGGGTTAGGTTAGATGGCTGGCCTTTGGGTACCTCCCCGTCACACCTTTCCAACCCCTTTGGGAATCTTGTTCTTTCAGTGTCCCTACTCCAGTGCCACTTTCCTGTGGAAGCCCTCCCTGATTCTCCCCTCGCCTCTGTGGTCCCATAAGTGGCCTGGGTTTCCATGGTAAGTGCCTCTTCCCCATGCTGGCCGAGGCCCTGCTGTGTACTATGAGCTCCTTCAGGACACTTCACTATCCTTCAGCGGCCCCAGcttgcctggcccagggccttggtATTAACAATGGCGGCTGTGACTTAGGGATCATTTGCTTTATGCAGGCACTGTTGTGAGATACACGTTTCTTgtggccttttttttctttattttttttttgacaggcagagttagtgagagagacagagagaaaggtcttctttccgttggttcaccccccaaatggccgctacggccggtgcgctgcactgatccgaagccaggagccaggtgcttcctcctggtctcccatggggtgcagggcccaagcacttgggccatcctccactgcactcccgggccacagcagagagctggactggaagaggagcaaacgagacagaatccggcgccccaaccgggactagaacccagggtgccggcactgcaggcggaggattagcccagtgagccgtggcgccggcgttTTTTGTCTTTGGAGTCACTATCGGGTTCCTCAGAGCCCCTTCAGAACCTAGCAGGGAAGGGGGAACCCTGGTCAGGGCCCTGGTATCCCCAGTTTGCTTCAGCTGGACCAGCTTTCATCTATtagtcttatttattttactttatcatGGGATTCCTTAGTTAAAATGTAAAGGCGCAGAATTTTGCTGTGTTAATTTCTTGTAATCTGTGGAACAGTCCAGTGAAGAAGGGATTATTATATCTTATTTGTGAGGAAGCCGGCTCAGAGAGATTAAGCCACTGGCCCACGGTTGTGAACTCAGCTGGGGAAAGCAGCTTTGACTCAAGACTGCCTGTGCCTTGGTCGTCTGCAGAGTGGTTTTGCTGCTAGCTATGGTGGCTTCCAGGAGCAGGAGGCCCTCCAtgccctccctcacccccccATGCCCTCCCTCACCCCCTTTCTATGCAGTGTGAATTTGGCCTTAGCCCTGAAGCAAACTGTCTTGGAAAGTATCTAAAAGGAGAAGGCCCAGGCTGTGCTAGGCCACTGGGTGCCTCCAGGTTGATCTGAATGTGTCTAGAGGGCATCGACCTCAGGCTGCACcagctgtccctgctgcctggagctcagctgatctgcAGATGGTTTGGGCTGTGCCCTGCCTGGCCCGGTTCTGGCCTTTTGAGGGACATGGCAGCAGTGACATTGAGCCTTGGGGATCCTCAGTGAGTGGCTGGGAATATGGACAAGGGAGGGAAGTCTCCATGTATCCTGCAGTGCACAAGTACCCTGAACTTGGAGCCCCGAGACCTAGGAGCTGGGTCTAGCCCCTCTGTGCAGTTTGTGACCTTTGTGGACTTGAGTCTTCCCCTTGGAAGGGGCTCTTACTGATAGTTGATGAATATTGAGTGCTTGCTCTGTGCCTGGCCCTGTGTCACAGTGCTTCCCACAACTGCTTCCATTCCGTTCACATACCAGCCTGAGACAAGCACTGTTAATCCCCTTTTGCAGCGGAAGATACTGACAAAAAGGGTTGGCAGAGGCTGGACTTGAagtggccctttttttttttttcaagatttatttattcatttgaaaggaggggtggggggagatcttccatctgttagtttactccccaaaaggctgcaacagcagggactgggccaggctgaagccaggatccttacaggggtggcaggggcccaagtacctgggccgtcttccactgctttcccaaccacattaacaaggagctggatcaaaagtgggacAGCTAGAGAACTTGAACTGGgatctcatgtgggatgccagcattgttggcagtggcttaacctgctgtggcacagtgcccgCCCCTTGAACTGATATTTTTAACCATTGTACCATTTAACCACTGCCTTAGGAGTTGGGTTGCCCTGCCTGCCTCATTGTCAGTGAAGCTAGGgaagtattttgtgtttttttttttttcctttttttaaatttaatgtaattttttgacagatagagatagacagtgagagagagaaacagagagaaaggtcttccttccattggttcatcccccaaatggccgcaacggccggcactgcactgatccgaagccaggagccaggtgcttcctcctggtctccatgcaggtgcagggcccaagcacttgggccatcctccactgccttccccagccacagcagagagctggactggaagaggagaggagcaaccgggactagaacccaatgcccatatgggatgccggcgctgcaggcggaggattaaccaagtgagccacggcgtcggcctcctgttttgtgtttttaagatggcatttttaagccactgcctgcagtgccggcatcccataagagcgtgggtttgagttccaattgctccacttccaatccagctctctgctatgacctgggaaagcagtagaagatggcccaagtgcttggcccctgcacccaagtgggagacctggaggaagctcctggctcctggcttcgaatcggcgcagctctggctactgtggccagttggagagtaaaccggaggatggaagatctctctgtctttctctctgcctcttttttaaaaaatacttatttatttatttgaaagtcagaattacagaaatggagagatcgtccatcttcaggttcactcgcccagatggctgcaagggccagggctgggtcagcctgaagccagggcttcatctgggtggcagaggcccaaatacttaggccatcttctgcttttcccaggccatttgcaaggagctggattggaagtggagcagcgggacacaaactggcacccatatgggatgctggtgtcataggcagaggctttacccgctacaccacagtgccaacccctcaggAAGTGTTTTTGCACTGTGAGGTAGAGTGGGATAAGAAAGATGTGCTGGGGATGAATCCATGCCATGGAAACATCATTGTGACTGATGAGGGCCTGGGGTGTGTTGTGGAAACTGCTGTAAATTCTGCAGACAGAAATGAGGATATACAGAGTGGACATTTGGAATTCTATTTGATTCATTTGTTCTTCATACAATAAACACTCAACAGGCATCTGTCTTGTGCTGAGAACTGGGGATAAAGTGGTAAACCAGACATCCCAGCCCTTAGGAAGCCCTGGACGTGCAGGAAAGGAGGGTTGGGAGGGCAGGATCCAGTCCTGACTCTGCAGGTCACTGGTGCTGTGACCTTGGGTGACTCGTAGCTCCTCTAGAAGGCTGATGCCTCTCCGAGCAGTGGGCTCAGTTGAAAGAATGGCAGCGGAAGTGTCTTACAGCTGTCAAACTCTGTCGTGTGGTTAGTGTCTGGCCTCCTCATTCTGACCAATACCTTGTTCTTTCTGCAGGGCTGCCCAGGAGCCGCAGGACAAGCGCCCGGAGCCCCTCCTGGTAGCTACTACCCTGGACCCACAGGAGGACAGTATGGCAGTGGGCTCCCCCCCGGAGGTGGTTATGGGGGTCCTGCCCCTGGAGGACCTTATGGACCACCAGCTGGGGGAGGGCCCTATGGGGGCATCCCCCCTGGAACTCCAGGAGGGCCGTATGGTGGTGCAGCCCCAGGAAGTCCCTATGGACCACCACCTCCAAGTGCCTATGGTGCCCAGCAGCCCGGGCCTTATGGACAGGGTAAGTAGGGTGCCTCTGACCTGGTCGAGTGGTCCACAGCCCACTCTGTCCTTCCTGTGAGTGTACAGGTACCCCGCTCGCTGGCACCTTAGCCTGCTCTCAGAACGAGGAGTCTGTGGGTTGGCTCTGCGGGGCAGTGCCTTCTGTTGCTCGCTCTTGAGCATGTACTCCTGCTCACATGTCAGCAGCTGCGGTCGGCTGCCGAGGTTCTTCACGTCTGAAGGAGCAGCCCTGTTTGGCATATGCTGTCCTTGGGGCCGAGaagaagagcaggaagctggtgggAAGGCCCGACGCATGCAGCCCGCTGAAGGTTCTGCTCTGCCCCTGTGTCTtgttctctcatgggcttttggCCGCAGCTCATCCCCTGGTCAAGCCTGACATCAGTAGCATGGGAGTGGGTGCTGCTGTCAGGGGAGCTCTGAAACTGCCAGGTGACAGGAAGGACGTGAGTGCTCTGGGGTGAAGGGGAGGCTAGCAGGTAGTCGGAGGCAGTGATGTAACCAGCATGGGGGCCGCCTCCAGGGTGGGGGAGCCCGAGTGCCAGGATGGTGTTGTCATGGAAATCTCGGCTTTTGAGAACAGACCCGACCAAAAGACCATAAGCCTCAGTGTCCACACCTGTGATGGGGCAGTGCCGTCACCTCACAGGGTTGATGACAAGGATTAAATGAGAGCCCTGGCCTGTGGGAAGTGCTTAATCAATACCGTTCCACGAGAGGACTCGCTGTGGGGTGTTCTCGGCAGAGAAGAACTTGGCACTTAATGTGGTGGTGGGCATGCCAGGGGCCCTACCACTGCACCATGCTGAGGCGAGTGGGCGAGAGAACAATGGCGAGACGCGGGGGAGGACGGGCAGCGCTGTCGCAGGTGAGCTCCTGGACAGGACGGCAGGGGCGAGTCTCAGGTGGAAGCTTCTGCCACAGTGGAGATTTCTGGGCATCTCAGACAGAGTCGGGTCAGGGAGAGTGAGGGTCTGTCCCCAGTCCCCAGCTCATTGCAGTCAGCTGTTTTTCAGGTGATTGTTCCTaggagcccaagtcctggggAGCCTGAAGGGCCTCCAGAGGGTGGCCGTGCTGGGAAGGCACAGCATCTGAGCACCCAGGGTGAGCCCCTGAGGGCGGTTCCAAGCCCTGCGAACCAGAAAATTCTGCATTTTGCCTAGTATCACACAAGCTGGTAAAGgtcagaggcaggatttgaatccaggtctgcTTCAGTTCCAAAGCCTGAGCTCTTCTCCACACACCACACAGACCGCCCATGGTACAGAGAGTCTCCTGCCTGGGGCTGTGGCCCTtgttcccccgcccccaccacactGCTGTTTCTGGAGGGTGGCGGGGCCCTGCCTGGATTTCCCATCCTGGCAGGTCAGACCAGGCCTCAGGCAGGCCAGTCTTTTCCCTCACCTTTGGCGCTGACCGACTCTGCTCGGCTGTCCCTGGCCATCTCTGATGGTTTCTTGTGTGAAGGAGCTTCCGGTGTGGCCAGTAAGCTCTGTGGTTTACCACTACTGCGTAACTTGGGCCTTTTCCTCGGATAGACTTCTCTGCTTCTTTATTGTCACCCACCACCCTTCCCCTGTCCCTTAGCCCTCCTCCAGAGAACCCTTGATGTGCTggaggggctgggctaggccctGTCCCTTAGAAACACAAACTTGCATAGAGAAGTGACCGCACGGAAGTCCGAGGGAGCCCTGGTATAGACATCAGCTGCAGGTACAAGAGAGTCTACGTGGGAGGCTGTCAACTTGATGAGAGGTGGGACAGGTAGATTTGTGAGGCTTTGTGGGTAAGAAAAACCTGTTGCCAGGGAGGCCCTTTCGTGTGGGGATTCCCTTGGTGTATGTCCCTTCCTCTAGGTGGCGCCCCTCCCGGTGTAGATCCTGAGGCCTACTCCTGGTTCCAGTCGGTGGACTCTGATCACAGTGGTTACATTTCCATCAAGGAGCTAAAGCAGGCTCTGGTCAACTCCAACTGGTCTTCATTCAATGATGAGACATGCCTCATGATGATAAGTGAGTCCCAGACCTACCCTGTGGGCGTGCACTGGGCCAAAGCCACCTGGGGGTTGACAGTAGGTGGGGAGGTAGACATGTAGGACACAGCGTTTTGGTCAAGGAGGATTTCCAGGAGGAAGCTGAGTTCAAGGTGAGATCCTTTAGATCGAGACTCTTGGATCTTTCTCAGGTTGACCCTGCTGTGTTAGAGGTGGCTCAGTGTTCTGTTCTGTAGAATGGGACTCCTTCCTCTGGTAGGAAACGGCAGGGAAGGTTCACCATGGACTCAACTGCCAAGCCTGTGAAGGAAGTGCAGttctgggtggggtggggctgggggcgtcCAGGGGAGGAAGCTGATGCAACACACTCGATACAGATGTCTTGGGTGCAGGCACTGGGCCTCTGGCCTGTGGTTCTGTGGAGTGTCACGCACCAGCCTGGGACAAGGGCTGTGGCCGTGGCTCCTAGAAGCCTTGGCCCCAAGTCTTGcagccttcctgccttcccctcctTCAGACATGTTTGACAAGACCAAGTCAGGCCGCATCGACGTCTACGGGTTCTCAGCCCTGTGGAAGTTCATCCAGCAGTGGAAGAACCTCTTCCAGCAGTATGACCGGGACCACTCGGGCTCCATCAGCTACACGGAGCTGCAGCAAGGTGAGGACCACGCGGGGCACGGCGGGCAGAACAAGGGCTGTCCCTGTCACTCCCAGAGGCCCACCAGTGCAGGCCCACTGCTCCCACCCTTGCTGTGACCCAGCTGTGGCACTgagcccaggccagggcagggaaaCGCCTGGGTCCAGAGTTAGCCCTGGACTCCCTGACTAAGTCTCCTGGCAGCATGAGGTGAGAGCCCCAACCGCAGGGAGCCTCGGGATGGGAACTCGACAGCCGGGGCACCAGACCAGTGTGTGTGGCTGGGGCGGCTCCTTCCCCTCTAGTGTGTGGCATACAGACTGCAGAATGGAAGGAGCCCTGTACAGAAACAGGTTCTGTTGTCACCTCTGCCAGACACCAGGTGGGTAAGATGACCTGAGGCCACAGCTCCCATCTGGTTCCAGTCTGACGGTAGGGTTCAGGCCAGTGGGTGAGAGGACAGGTGGCTAATGGAGTTGTAAGAAACCAGCAGGGAGCTTTGCCGCTTGGGAGGGGGGCAGAGCCGCCAGAGAGTCCAGTCTCTTGTCCGGGCTCTCTGGGTGGAGGTGAGCGCTCGGCATCTGTGCCTggtcggggtggggtgggatttTGTCAGTTGCTGTAAAGGATATTGGTAAGGGTGAAACTAACAACCACTGCTGTCTGTGGAATGCTTGCTGTGTCTCGGACAAGCACTGTAGTAGCCTTTGCGCAGGTTTGTGTCATTCATGCCCATGTGTTAGCTATGGCTGATGCTTACTGTTCATGCCCTGTGGTGAAGGTCCCTTAGACCTCTGTTCTACACCTGGGAAGACCAAGGCCTAGAGTAGGAACCTCGCCAAAGGGCCCCCAGAGCAAATGGAGAACTGAGATTTGAAcctgggtggaggggagggaaggcagcGCCCCAGTGGAGGGTGGGGAGCACCCAGCAGCCTCTTCTGGGCAGATGGGGAGACTTTATTAGGATAGCAGTCACtgagtgccaggctctgtgctactTGTTTTAATGATCGCCTCCTCTAATCCTCACCAGAAGCTGCAGACTCAGCGTCATCCACACTTTAGAATAAGAAAGGATATTGCGGCTAAGCAGCTTGCCCAGGGACTGACTCCGAGCTGGCCCTCGGCCCTCGGGccctctgggctgggccagccgcCTTGATGTCAGCCGTAGCTGGGGTGGTCCTTGGGGCTCAGGCCTCCTTTTGTAATGCGGATGAGTCAGATGACAGTGGAGAGAACCTTGTCTGGACTTGTGAGCCAGATCACAGAGActtggagaaagggggaggggcctTGCAGGTAGAGCCCCGGTTGTGCTCCCCTTGTGCAGACCCTCGGGACTCTCCTGTCCTCTTCACGCTCCTGTGTCGGTCCCCTCCGTGTTCTCTGAGCTGCGGCTGCTCTGGGCAGGGGCTCACAGCAGGtttctgtgtgttctgtgtgcccttcttctccagctctgtcccagatgggctACAACCTGAGCCCCCAGTTCACCCAGCTTCTGGTCTCCCGCTACTGCCCGCGTTCTGCCAGTCCTGCCATGCAGCTCGACCGCTTCATCCAGGTGTGCACTCAGCTGCAGGTGCTGACTGAGGCCTTCCGGGAGAAGGACACCGCCGTACAGGGCAACATTCGGCTCAGCTTTGAGGACTTCGTTACCATGACAGCCTCTCGGATGCTATGACCCAGCCCACCTGTGGTGTGGAGTGCGCCAGGGGCCTCTCCCAGCTCCCTAGAGTGGGAGAAGCATGTGGGCCTCTCTTCTTTTCCTGCCTCTCCTAGAAAAAGATTCTCCTTTGCTTGACACAGCCCTCAGAGGGG contains:
- the PEF1 gene encoding peflin isoform X2, coding for MGCPGAAGQAPGAPPGSYYPGPTGGQYGSGLPPGGGYGGPAPGGPYGPPAGGGPYGGIPPGTPGGPYGGAAPGSPYGPPPPSAYGAQQPGPYGQGGAPPGVDPEAYSWFQSVDSDHSGYISIKELKQALVNSNWSSFNDETCLMMINMFDKTKSGRIDVYGFSALWKFIQQWKNLFQQYDRDHSGSISYTELQQALSQMGYNLSPQFTQLLVSRYCPRSASPAMQLDRFIQVCTQLQVLTEAFREKDTAVQGNIRLSFEDFVTMTASRML
- the PEF1 gene encoding peflin isoform X1, translating into MKPRPSLTCDVRVAMASYPYGQGCPGAAGQAPGAPPGSYYPGPTGGQYGSGLPPGGGYGGPAPGGPYGPPAGGGPYGGIPPGTPGGPYGGAAPGSPYGPPPPSAYGAQQPGPYGQGGAPPGVDPEAYSWFQSVDSDHSGYISIKELKQALVNSNWSSFNDETCLMMINMFDKTKSGRIDVYGFSALWKFIQQWKNLFQQYDRDHSGSISYTELQQALSQMGYNLSPQFTQLLVSRYCPRSASPAMQLDRFIQVCTQLQVLTEAFREKDTAVQGNIRLSFEDFVTMTASRML